One Campylobacter sputorum subsp. sputorum DNA segment encodes these proteins:
- the exbB gene encoding TonB-system energizer ExbB, with product MEFLSRHIDFIIFGTLGFMGFVVITLGIERVLFFLMIKVEKYKTLQDLQIDVSRNLTTIGVIGSNAPYVGLLGTVVGIIIVFYDMGRSGNFETATIMTGLSTALYATALGLVVAIPSLVIHSFFIRKAQLKITIFERDCLENRK from the coding sequence TTGGAATTTTTAAGCAGACACATTGACTTTATAATCTTTGGAACGCTTGGTTTTATGGGTTTTGTTGTCATAACACTTGGTATTGAAAGAGTACTATTTTTCTTGATGATAAAAGTAGAAAAATATAAAACATTGCAAGATTTGCAAATAGATGTTAGTAGAAATTTAACAACTATCGGTGTTATTGGTTCAAATGCACCTTATGTTGGTCTTTTAGGTACAGTTGTTGGTATTATCATTGTTTTTTATGATATGGGCAGAAGTGGAAATTTTGAAACAGCGACCATAATGACAGGTCTTTCAACTGCACTTTATGCGACAGCTTTAGGACTTGTGGTTGCCATTCCTAGTCTTGTTATTCATAGTTTTTTTATTAGAAAAGCTCAGCTTAAAATAACTATTTTTGAAAGAGATTGTCTTGAAAATAGAAAATGA
- a CDS encoding TonB-dependent receptor plug domain-containing protein, with product MKKIICVLTTLTAFSYSDEINLQDVNIDASLYSSSGMISHGKYGSSVVYDKNYLNNSTKGDGTVSDVIKRNPNVRVSRGERTSKNGGEITPQNISINGASFYQNNFMIDGVNINNDINPLGGVLTVGGAANITPFLSNPSQGINVDTDILENIEVQDSSVSAKYGNFQGGVVNAKTRDPRAGFHGKVSFRYTSDSLQKFHIAKEHQDDFEFATTPDYQPDFKKYKTSVLFEGYITDNFGLIFNYNQTYSEILQQKYHKEYVDPSKVGEKRKLKRKNENFFLKGVWFANDNLTIRPSIIYAPYEATYYSMGGENAKAEVEGGGLTTAIEFDYDFGLGNLKQNLSYTTNEMTRNTNTNKMLVWNKTKNHMGYSSAKMRTYIDGIGGDVEQEQEKFSYSADMKFNEFDIGMTKHNVITGFSLEKTDAAYDIAKPYYRAISTKNLGAFSCNPNDIFCTTDRPLSFPTWTGQYFDKHYYYSGKTDVDMKYFSFYLEDEIKIDRFTIRPGIRFDKNDYMGDLNVAPRITANLDLFNDDRTNIFGGYNRYYGRSIFAYKLRENMSSLMQTYTRNNPNDPWKYDSTKENNYNFSELDVPYDDEYAIGISQKLGNFELSAKYLRREGKDLIRKSNAKAMGLPQGDGKTLAKNYSLYTNTGRSKSDIYTLNLRSLNEFDILGFKNNFEISFNYTDTDRNFNDYDDLYDELYQNAGKVVYNGNLIHSSQLPNNSNDTPWTLTASTFTKFSSANLTWTNFFTLQGGFDGVVRDGSVYVNSKKYSNYKSKDFDEAFVWDTKFTLDIPTQKRQEAYVSLDIYNVLNTKNAITIDNNGVTDYDNGRQFWLEVGYKW from the coding sequence ATGAAAAAAATCATCTGCGTCTTGACCACTTTAACAGCGTTTTCTTATTCAGATGAGATAAATTTACAAGATGTAAATATAGATGCAAGTCTATATAGTTCTAGTGGAATGATTTCGCATGGTAAATATGGAAGTTCTGTTGTCTACGATAAAAACTATCTAAATAACTCAACCAAGGGCGATGGAACAGTATCTGATGTAATCAAGAGAAACCCAAATGTGAGAGTTAGCAGAGGCGAGAGAACTTCTAAAAATGGAGGTGAGATAACCCCACAAAATATCTCTATAAACGGAGCTTCTTTTTACCAAAATAACTTTATGATTGATGGAGTAAACATTAACAACGATATAAATCCACTTGGTGGCGTTCTTACAGTTGGCGGAGCTGCAAATATCACACCATTTTTATCAAACCCATCTCAAGGTATAAATGTCGATACTGATATTTTAGAAAATATAGAAGTTCAAGATAGTTCAGTTTCAGCAAAGTATGGAAATTTCCAAGGTGGTGTTGTAAATGCTAAAACAAGAGATCCAAGAGCTGGATTTCACGGAAAAGTAAGCTTTCGCTATACATCAGATAGCCTTCAAAAATTTCATATTGCAAAAGAGCATCAAGATGATTTTGAATTTGCAACAACTCCAGATTATCAACCAGACTTTAAAAAATATAAAACAAGCGTGTTGTTTGAGGGATATATAACTGATAACTTTGGGCTTATATTTAACTATAATCAAACATACTCTGAAATTTTACAACAAAAATATCATAAAGAATATGTTGATCCAAGCAAAGTTGGAGAAAAAAGAAAATTAAAAAGAAAAAATGAAAATTTCTTTTTAAAAGGTGTTTGGTTTGCAAATGATAATCTAACTATTAGACCAAGCATAATCTATGCACCTTACGAGGCAACTTACTATAGCATGGGTGGAGAAAACGCAAAAGCTGAAGTTGAAGGTGGTGGTTTAACGACAGCTATTGAGTTTGATTATGACTTTGGCTTAGGAAATTTAAAACAAAACTTAAGCTACACGACTAATGAGATGACAAGAAACACAAACACAAACAAAATGTTAGTTTGGAATAAAACAAAAAATCACATGGGATATTCAAGTGCTAAAATGAGAACTTATATAGATGGAATTGGTGGCGATGTTGAACAAGAACAAGAGAAATTTAGCTACAGTGCGGATATGAAATTTAATGAGTTTGATATCGGTATGACTAAACACAATGTCATAACTGGATTTAGCTTAGAAAAAACAGACGCTGCTTATGATATAGCAAAGCCATATTATCGTGCAATTAGTACAAAAAATTTAGGAGCTTTTAGTTGTAATCCAAATGATATATTTTGTACCACAGATAGACCATTAAGCTTTCCAACTTGGACAGGACAGTATTTTGACAAACACTACTATTACTCAGGTAAAACTGATGTGGATATGAAATATTTTAGCTTTTATCTAGAAGATGAGATAAAAATAGATAGATTTACCATAAGACCAGGGATTAGATTTGATAAAAATGACTATATGGGGGATTTAAATGTCGCACCTAGAATTACAGCAAATTTAGACCTGTTTAATGATGATAGAACAAATATCTTTGGTGGATATAATAGATACTATGGAAGAAGTATCTTTGCATATAAATTAAGAGAAAATATGAGTTCTTTAATGCAAACATATACAAGGAATAATCCAAATGATCCTTGGAAATATGATAGTACAAAAGAAAATAACTACAACTTTAGTGAACTTGATGTGCCTTATGATGATGAGTATGCTATTGGGATTTCACAAAAACTTGGAAATTTTGAACTAAGTGCAAAATACTTAAGAAGAGAAGGAAAAGATCTGATAAGAAAATCTAATGCAAAGGCCATGGGATTACCTCAGGGAGATGGTAAAACTTTAGCTAAAAATTACAGTCTCTATACAAACACAGGTAGAAGCAAATCAGATATCTATACTTTAAATCTAAGAAGCTTAAATGAATTTGATATTTTGGGCTTTAAAAATAACTTTGAAATTTCATTTAACTACACTGATACAGATAGAAACTTTAATGACTATGATGATTTATATGATGAGCTTTATCAAAATGCTGGCAAAGTCGTTTATAATGGAAATCTCATCCATAGCTCACAGCTTCCAAATAACTCAAATGACACACCTTGGACGCTAACAGCATCAACTTTTACAAAATTTTCATCTGCGAATTTAACATGGACAAACTTCTTTACACTACAAGGTGGATTTGATGGTGTTGTAAGAGATGGCAGTGTTTATGTAAATAGTAAAAAATATTCAAATTATAAAAGCAAAGATTTTGATGAAGCTTTTGTTTGGGATACTAAATTTACACTAGATATCCCAACTCAAAAAAGACAAGAAGCTTATGTGAGTTTAGATATTTATAATGTTTTAAATACTAAAAATGCTATAACTATTGACAATAACGGTGTTACAGACTATGACAACGGCAGACAATTTTGGTTAGAAGTCGGATATAAATGGTAA
- a CDS encoding PepSY-associated TM helix domain-containing protein, which yields MDDYIMSMLKLSHKYIGILLAYFGFFLFFSGTLGYYKDEITLFMQPENYRLNYKSPNALKSGIDYLRKYHANADIWEITLPSEASPFVGVSYKNDKKAHQKKKNKPRINIDPESGERVKARSTYGGNFIGKLHFNLWYIPASKGREIVGYATLLLILTIVTGVIIHKRIFKDFFKYRKNTILRDTHIVTSVSGFAIFFMLSVSGLYLVEKFMLKEIYQDISSKNQAAMQQDFYEKVKAKREARRKVKQNKEQNATETVSEIVVKQNQSSYIPTLSDIKNIIDKKLNGRELKNILIQKDAVDTAYIQLNFDTKNPFSENGLSFSAELYNIKTGKLVDMMSQRELNTEQKIYQFMKIFHTGNFSDEMVKFIFFVFGILGLFMCFGGALLWQKNSNSTLTFYLGRFLNGSIFIGLFTGFGMYLLSNQLIKFNTPLRHNLEVNAFFIALIISTLLSAILVKRYAYTILSFITSFLFLVSAIMALKAGSYANFSSLKVTLFCFVLVTLFGYLGKKFLKGKK from the coding sequence ATGGACGATTATATTATGAGTATGTTAAAACTGTCTCATAAATATATTGGCATATTGTTGGCTTATTTTGGTTTTTTTCTATTTTTTAGTGGAACTCTTGGTTATTACAAAGATGAAATTACGCTTTTTATGCAACCTGAAAATTATAGGCTCAATTATAAATCGCCAAATGCTTTAAAAAGTGGGATTGATTATCTTAGGAAGTATCACGCAAATGCCGATATATGGGAGATAACTCTTCCTTCTGAAGCATCTCCTTTTGTGGGTGTCTCATATAAAAATGATAAAAAAGCTCATCAAAAAAAGAAAAACAAACCCCGTATAAACATAGATCCAGAAAGTGGCGAGAGAGTAAAGGCGAGAAGCACTTATGGTGGAAATTTTATAGGTAAACTTCATTTTAACCTTTGGTATATACCTGCTAGTAAAGGCAGAGAAATAGTTGGCTATGCTACACTTTTATTGATACTGACTATTGTAACTGGTGTTATAATACATAAAAGGATATTTAAAGATTTTTTTAAATATCGTAAAAACACTATTTTAAGAGATACTCATATTGTAACTAGCGTAAGTGGATTTGCGATTTTCTTTATGCTTTCTGTCTCGGGACTTTATTTAGTAGAAAAGTTTATGCTAAAAGAGATTTATCAAGATATTTCATCGAAAAATCAAGCGGCTATGCAGCAAGACTTTTATGAAAAAGTAAAAGCAAAAAGAGAAGCTAGACGAAAGGTCAAGCAAAATAAAGAACAAAATGCTACTGAGACTGTTTCTGAAATTGTTGTAAAGCAAAATCAAAGCTCATATATTCCAACTTTAAGTGATATAAAAAATATAATCGATAAAAAATTAAATGGTAGAGAGCTAAAAAATATTTTAATCCAAAAAGATGCAGTTGATACGGCTTATATCCAACTAAATTTTGATACCAAAAACCCTTTTAGCGAAAATGGACTTTCGTTTAGTGCCGAGCTTTACAACATAAAAACTGGAAAACTAGTAGATATGATGAGTCAAAGAGAGCTAAATACTGAGCAAAAAATATATCAGTTTATGAAAATTTTTCACACAGGAAATTTCAGTGATGAGATGGTTAAATTTATATTTTTTGTTTTTGGAATTTTGGGACTTTTCATGTGCTTTGGCGGGGCTTTGCTTTGGCAAAAAAACTCAAATTCTACATTAACATTTTATCTTGGTAGGTTTTTAAACGGCTCTATTTTTATAGGTTTATTTACAGGCTTTGGGATGTATCTGCTAAGTAATCAGCTTATTAAATTTAACACTCCACTAAGACACAATTTAGAAGTAAATGCGTTTTTTATAGCTCTTATTATATCGACTTTACTCTCGGCTATTTTAGTTAAAAGATACGCTTATACCATCTTATCTTTTATAACTTCATTTTTATTTTTAGTAAGTGCGATTATGGCTTTAAAGGCTGGAAGTTACGCAAATTTTAGCTCTTTAAAAGTAACTTTGTTTTGCTTTGTTTTAGTAACTCTTTTTGGATATTTAGGAAAAAAATTTTTAAAAGGTAAAAAGTGA
- the recJ gene encoding single-stranded-DNA-specific exonuclease RecJ, translating to MLSKNDVKNILEQRFSSDIHKKMSDIPLPCELKDIYKAATRIKIAIENNEKIVIVGDYDVDGVVSSVIVSDFFDFLGVNYETKIPNRFTDGYGLNPQMLTNIKANLIITVDNGISANEAAEICLKKGIDLIITDHHVPPPILPKAYAIVNPKQSDCTFPTCEICGAEVAWYLIGALKEVCGVKYDMGSFLDMLCMAIISDMMELRDINRIIVKNGLTRLNNSKRACFNAIKTYFSKDEFKFDDISFLIDPLINSAGRMNDAMFSYKFLKSKNIDEALHFLDEIINFNNSRKEEEKNLLENSLSDINQNDNIIVVWGENWHEGVIGIVASRLTKKYKKPAIVFSIDGNRAKGSARSVGKFNILDLISTQKDILCTFGGHKGAAGLVIESFNLNTFKERINDACEKYDMDIFHNANEVLGFLDHNDIDYELLEILEHFEPYGQKNPRPYFRINNAFVKNIKKIGKVKNHLKIIIQMDNKSYEVLFYNYTFCPKVGEYIDIIFSISKNKFRGVITPQLLVVDIKPSIN from the coding sequence ATGCTAAGTAAAAATGATGTAAAAAATATCTTAGAGCAAAGATTTAGTTCTGACATTCATAAAAAAATGTCAGATATACCATTGCCTTGTGAATTAAAAGATATTTATAAAGCAGCTACACGCATAAAAATAGCAATAGAAAATAATGAAAAAATTGTTATAGTTGGGGATTATGATGTAGATGGTGTTGTTAGTAGTGTTATAGTTAGTGATTTTTTTGATTTTTTGGGTGTAAATTACGAAACAAAAATACCTAATCGCTTTACTGACGGCTATGGATTAAATCCACAAATGCTAACTAACATCAAAGCTAACCTTATAATAACAGTTGATAACGGAATTAGTGCCAACGAAGCTGCTGAAATTTGTTTAAAAAAGGGTATAGATCTTATCATAACAGATCACCATGTTCCACCACCCATTTTGCCAAAAGCTTATGCTATAGTAAATCCAAAGCAAAGTGACTGCACATTTCCTACTTGTGAAATTTGCGGCGCAGAAGTTGCTTGGTATTTAATAGGTGCTTTAAAAGAAGTTTGTGGTGTTAAATATGATATGGGAAGTTTTTTAGATATGCTTTGTATGGCAATCATTTCTGATATGATGGAGCTTAGAGATATAAATCGAATTATAGTTAAAAATGGACTAACTAGATTAAATAATTCAAAAAGGGCTTGTTTTAATGCAATAAAAACTTATTTTTCAAAAGATGAGTTTAAATTTGATGATATATCTTTTCTTATCGATCCTCTTATAAATAGTGCAGGAAGAATGAATGATGCTATGTTTTCATACAAATTTTTAAAATCAAAAAATATTGATGAAGCTTTGCATTTTTTGGATGAAATTATAAATTTTAATAACTCTAGAAAAGAAGAAGAGAAAAATTTACTAGAAAATTCATTATCTGATATCAATCAAAATGATAATATCATAGTAGTGTGGGGCGAAAATTGGCACGAGGGTGTCATAGGTATAGTTGCAAGTAGGCTAACTAAAAAATATAAAAAACCAGCTATTGTTTTTAGTATAGATGGAAATAGGGCAAAAGGAAGTGCTAGAAGTGTTGGTAAATTTAATATCCTTGATCTTATATCAACACAAAAAGATATTTTATGTACTTTTGGCGGACATAAGGGTGCTGCTGGACTTGTTATAGAGAGTTTTAATCTAAATACATTCAAAGAGCGTATAAATGACGCTTGCGAAAAATATGATATGGATATTTTTCATAATGCTAATGAAGTTTTAGGTTTTTTAGATCATAATGATATTGATTATGAACTTTTAGAAATTTTAGAACATTTTGAGCCTTATGGTCAGAAAAATCCTAGGCCATATTTTAGGATAAATAATGCTTTTGTAAAAAATATCAAAAAGATAGGTAAAGTAAAAAATCACTTAAAAATTATAATTCAAATGGATAACAAAAGCTACGAAGTTTTGTTTTATAACTACACATTTTGTCCTAAAGTTGGTGAATACATTGATATTATATTTTCTATATCAAAAAATAAATTTAGAGGCGTTATAACTCCTCAACTTTTGGTAGTAGATATAAAACCTTCAATTAATTAA